TCAATTTGAAGCGATTCTCTCTTCGACCTCACTGTTGTGTTCTAGATTTCCTTCGCCACCGTTCGCTTCGCTAGAGTATTCGGTGACCCAAGGAACGGCCGTTTTGGTCACACGCTTCTGCGATGGGTCAGTTCTTCTTGCGAAATTTGCcattatgcaaatatgcaataggccactttcgaatTGTGGGAGAATAAATGACACGAGGATGACAAGACGAGTTCGCAATTTCCTTTctacaagcaaagaaaaatgcaaatttgtcctCTCAACCTcgactgtgttgttttgttcttgcGCAATTTGGGAGTGGTCTATTGACCAATTCAACAGATGGGCGCAGAAGCGAGCTTTCTTGAGTGAAACTCTCAAACGATTAAGGatataattgtgtcaataacaaaatgttcgtatatgattggttgttaactgTCCtaatttatggcttaattggctctTTCAAGTCCAAACTGTCggatttgacctgtccgattaaAAGCATTTGTAATCGAACAGGTCAAACCGGACTGTTAAGAGACCaacaaaaattaagcacttcatgtcattagccaataaacttcaactacctagcccaccatagccaatcaaaatcaaggaacaTTTCTTAAGTCAGCAGGTTGACAGGTgctgatttgaaaacaaacatggacgaaattaactggtcaAGTGACTTATTCAGATTTAGCACAACTTTGTAAAACATTTTTGCACTTCTCGAAATTGACCTTTAGCTGACTAAGTgttaataatataaaaaaaacgtATGTGCCGTTATATTAAATCTTTAATCCCAGAATTTGtcgcattttgttatttacacaatttattggtaacaggactttgTCGGTTTCATACAATTCAAAGGttatcgtgctcgtaatttcaaataaGCCCCGCGCTACGCGCTCGGCTGgtttgaaatcactcgcccgatcaCTTCCCGAATTGTAGTCAACTAaatcctattaccattatttcgTGACTTGATGCAAGCGAAACGACTCGCTATCTTTCCGGTGTCTTCGCCAGTAACCAACAACTTGTGGTTGTTTGCAGTTCAATATTCCCATTTGAGCCTCAAATTCTGATCGCAAAAGCAAAGAGCCGTAAAAGACATTTCAGGGAtatttctttgacgtagtctggcgACAACagatttgaggttctgacggcAACGCGAGACTGTAACATCCAAATCTTTTCTCATCTTTACGtaaaaaccattcgtgccaatcCCAGTAGTAGGAAACTTTGCGTGTTTTGAACAACGCGATCAACATGGGATAACTAAAAGATGACGCAACACTTATAACCTGCCACAAGTTGTATTTTGAAGTGAAGTTTTTGTTGCAACAGCTGCCCCAGCTTCCGAAACCGCTTTATAACCACCTGAAGTGCGCTAATTATCGTGCTTAAAAGTTTATTGCTTTATTTACATTGACCATACATTTATCAGCACTATTGAGTActcaaaaatttaattatgtaaACTGGATTGGTTTAAAGGGCTTTCCACCACCAGAGTTAACTCTATTAACCCtgccaccactgagaaaaaacGCGTATcaccacacgtgaaaaattacgttaattttcacgtgtgtttgagataacCAATCAGTTGCTGgcacgtcactcgctctatctagcaccatgaatgaatggcaatgcATTCTCTTTCTAAAACGTACATTAAGTCGGCTTTTTCGccttagtaagatgtttatataaaaaaaataatacatggttgcttggatatatgaaatttctcttcgactgttcaactcgatatctgcGGCCAACGAAGGGAGTTAGGTATTTTACAGGAAGACAAAGAATAAAACAGAAATGACATGACAATACCCTACTAGTTTTTCACATAAAAATCATTGTCTGGTAATCATAATATTTCCCCTCCGTGTCAACACACTGATAGTGGAGCAATTCTACCTTTAAGCCATCTCTAAACTATCAATGGCCGTGTAAAACGTTTCTCTCTAAAGTAAAGTCATACTGATACTGCTCAACATTTGGTGGTGATTTCCTTGCAGCCTGAGAAGTGTTTTGATTCATCTGTTGTGCGAGTTGAAAAGGTTTTGATAGCTGCATGGGAACATCTGATACCGTTAGAAAAGTTGTCTGTCTGTTTGGAAATAACTTTCCCTGGGTTATTCCTGTTGCAATGTCCATGCGTGACGTTGATgctaaaaacaaagcaaaggctTTAGTCAATAAATAAAGCAGTTTTAAAACTGGCTGACTGGCTTTGCAAAAACTctcacgccagtttttcaacccaTCACAAGGAAAACCAAGACCAGCTCCTcgttttgagcaagttacaggtaaccgctggaaattttgattgattgattaagctgtttgctcctgttgtgatcgCTCGCGGTAATAACTTTAGTATTGGGTTCTCCGCACTCGTTTGGAACCTCTCTACAAGCATTCACACGCctggcctggggcccgtttctcgaaagtcaggaaacttttcgggcgcatttagGGTGATACAAGACTCTTTGTATCATCAAAACGAAGGTGCCTCGAGccacaaaactttgcagttattttactttttgtcccctttacaacatatgaaacgACCAGCTTtccagaataagcgggtcgaagttttatgaatggcttttcgggtccgaaagtTTTT
The nucleotide sequence above comes from Acropora muricata isolate sample 2 chromosome 12, ASM3666990v1, whole genome shotgun sequence. Encoded proteins:
- the LOC136893007 gene encoding uncharacterized protein, which translates into the protein MNFFTDIYSKVVGTKKKESSDGSKDFTEDFDKEDGFVLYTESKRYKQADFNPTDNSGISYEVFQQSSLSQYSCAASTSRMDIATGITQGKLFPNRQTTFLTVSDVPMQLSKPFQLAQQMNQNTSQAARKSPPNVEQYQYDFTLERNVLHGH